A window from Alkalicoccobacillus plakortidis encodes these proteins:
- a CDS encoding MFS transporter, translated as MESFKLWKKYGWRATLLIITEFFLTFSFFLFVPFISLYVTGELGYSLAFAGILLALRLVGQQGFMMFGGYFGDKFGYKQMMFIGFLCRGIGFAGIGLVESHALLLVMGMIGGLGGALFSPALKSLLIYNQPKSYHRELFSYINMTGNAGTILGPLFGLLFSVQQFPTLSLISGLMFAMIGTILLFLPIKQAAADENISFRSGIKQIILNKQLISIIILMIPFHFIHQQLFLTYPLIATKLTGSSGWLFTLITILVIIGQLSITKHTKKRSTTFLLTTGYLVLLLTFVPLIIFEHTSTLILSLVGIALSIMLMQPTFHSYIVGQATSSTLGIFLGFSNLAMAIGGAFGNIFGGSLYESFTEQSQGSFYWVLLAMVCGLAFLYGRITMTRHKTKLR; from the coding sequence TTTATCTCATTATATGTAACTGGTGAACTTGGTTATTCTCTTGCTTTTGCAGGAATTTTACTTGCCTTAAGACTAGTTGGCCAACAAGGCTTTATGATGTTTGGTGGTTATTTTGGAGACAAATTCGGATACAAACAAATGATGTTTATTGGATTTTTATGCCGAGGCATTGGATTTGCAGGCATTGGACTTGTTGAATCTCACGCACTCCTACTCGTTATGGGTATGATTGGTGGGCTTGGTGGTGCCTTATTTAGTCCAGCACTAAAATCATTGCTAATCTATAATCAACCTAAGAGCTACCATCGTGAATTATTTTCTTACATAAATATGACCGGAAATGCCGGGACCATTCTTGGCCCTTTGTTTGGCCTACTCTTTTCAGTTCAACAATTTCCGACTCTAAGCTTAATATCCGGACTCATGTTTGCGATGATCGGCACAATCTTATTGTTTCTTCCCATTAAACAAGCTGCGGCAGATGAGAATATTTCTTTTCGTTCTGGAATCAAACAGATTATTTTAAACAAACAACTGATCTCAATCATTATCCTAATGATCCCTTTCCACTTTATCCATCAGCAGTTGTTCCTGACCTATCCACTTATCGCAACAAAACTGACAGGGAGCTCAGGCTGGTTATTCACATTAATCACTATCTTAGTTATTATCGGTCAGCTATCCATTACAAAACACACTAAAAAAAGATCTACTACATTTTTATTAACCACAGGATATCTTGTCTTACTGTTAACCTTTGTCCCATTAATTATTTTTGAACACACATCTACACTTATCCTATCGTTAGTAGGGATCGCTCTCTCGATTATGCTGATGCAGCCAACCTTTCATTCCTACATTGTTGGCCAAGCAACTTCTAGTACTCTAGGCATATTCTTAGGATTTTCAAATCTTGCGATGGCGATTGGCGGTGCTTTTGGGAACATATTTGGTGGGAGTTTGTATGAATCGTTTACTGAGCAAAGTCAAGGTAGCTTTTATTGGGTTCTGTTAGCGATGGTTTGTGGCTTAGCTTTCCTATACGGGAGAATAACGATGACCCGCCACAAAACAAAGTTGAGATGA
- a CDS encoding peptidase M3 has translation MDTINVPIRWDLDSLYYGLDINRLEKHIKDLLERLVAIEFDSYSKILGSHELMIISEIITEIESIESFYYCLTTEEVEASSLRSLDTNISTVKTKVRQILLDVRKSLRNLSEEQYENWSHITNNRFVSELVKGGINESNAEREISSFSKETLSSFEDMYIQLRDQIKVKAYFNHLHTELSFAEASRLAMSHTELPEKENIFKELNESVALQANIFASIYNQMVGLRLTLYKMKSIDYLDETLKVNGISKEALDMMWGTVDNYREDFTTYLTIRAKELDKQRLSWHEYTSSSEEVTYKITFKEAVDLLSDALENIDSNMVEFVKEAISKKWVDAEQRQSKSPGGFCAPFISKRESRISLSYDNSIDSARRLAHELGHAWHFRQMKNKPSLLFSDETFEMTMAETSSIFFETLFINHLIHHTKDITLKTAILESKLKRSLNYLTSIRAAFLFENDFYECRKIGSLNLEKIEKLSLVSQEKAYSYALREYEPFMWMKYVQFYQASTPFYNYPYTFGFLLSTGLLEMAKTDERFPLKFQSFLSDTGTIPLELLIKKHFHIDLTQPTFWQNSLAQLKIDIESYKKYKT, from the coding sequence TTGGATACAATTAATGTGCCAATACGCTGGGATTTGGATAGCCTTTACTATGGATTGGACATCAATAGATTAGAGAAACATATAAAAGATCTTTTAGAAAGATTGGTTGCCATTGAGTTCGATAGCTACTCAAAAATACTTGGATCACATGAATTGATGATCATATCAGAAATAATCACAGAAATTGAATCAATAGAATCTTTTTATTATTGTTTAACGACTGAAGAAGTAGAAGCCTCCAGTTTACGTTCATTAGATACAAATATTTCAACCGTTAAGACTAAAGTTCGTCAAATTCTATTAGATGTACGAAAGTCTCTTAGAAACTTAAGTGAGGAACAATATGAAAACTGGTCTCATATTACTAACAATCGTTTTGTATCCGAATTAGTAAAAGGAGGGATAAATGAAAGCAATGCGGAAAGAGAAATTTCAAGTTTTTCAAAAGAAACATTAAGTAGTTTTGAAGATATGTACATACAGCTTCGAGATCAAATAAAGGTAAAGGCTTATTTTAATCATTTGCATACCGAATTATCTTTCGCTGAAGCTAGTCGTTTAGCTATGTCTCATACAGAATTACCTGAAAAGGAAAACATATTTAAGGAATTAAATGAAAGTGTGGCATTACAAGCTAACATATTTGCCTCAATCTATAATCAGATGGTTGGTTTAAGACTTACTCTCTACAAAATGAAATCAATCGATTACCTTGATGAAACATTAAAGGTAAATGGTATTTCTAAAGAGGCATTAGACATGATGTGGGGAACAGTAGATAATTACAGAGAGGATTTTACTACATATTTAACTATTAGAGCGAAAGAATTAGATAAACAACGTCTTTCATGGCATGAATACACCAGCTCTTCCGAGGAAGTGACATACAAGATTACATTTAAAGAAGCAGTTGACTTACTGAGTGATGCTCTTGAAAATATTGATAGCAATATGGTGGAATTCGTAAAGGAAGCCATATCAAAAAAGTGGGTGGATGCTGAACAACGACAGTCAAAATCTCCTGGGGGATTTTGTGCACCATTTATATCAAAGAGAGAATCAAGAATCTCATTAAGTTATGATAATAGTATCGATAGTGCTAGAAGACTTGCACATGAATTAGGTCATGCTTGGCATTTTCGTCAAATGAAGAATAAGCCGTCGCTACTTTTTTCAGATGAAACATTTGAAATGACAATGGCTGAAACTTCATCTATATTTTTTGAAACTTTGTTTATCAATCATCTCATTCATCACACTAAAGACATTACACTAAAAACAGCAATACTGGAGTCGAAACTAAAGCGTAGTCTAAACTATTTGACGTCTATCAGAGCAGCATTCTTATTTGAAAATGATTTTTATGAATGTAGAAAAATAGGATCTCTTAATCTAGAGAAAATAGAAAAACTATCTTTAGTAAGTCAAGAGAAGGCTTATAGTTATGCGTTAAGGGAGTATGAACCTTTTATGTGGATGAAATATGTCCAATTCTATCAAGCAAGCACTCCTTTTTATAATTATCCATATACATTTGGCTTTTTGTTAAGCACTGGACTTCTAGAAATGGCAAAAACAGATGAAAGATTCCCTTTGAAGTTTCAATCGTTTCTAAGTGATACCGGAACAATTCCACTTGAGCTTCTAATCAAAAAACACTTTCATATAGATCTAACACAACCAACCTTTTGGCAAAATTCCTTAGCTCAATTGAAAATAGATATAGAATCGTATAAAAAATATAAGACATAA
- a CDS encoding DUF4177 domain-containing protein — MEYKTLLLTNVITKKQLASIQDVLNEQAKEGWELHSLTPQATLGGTDSNLAVFKR; from the coding sequence TTGGAATACAAAACTCTTTTACTTACTAACGTTATTACTAAGAAGCAGCTAGCAAGCATTCAGGATGTATTAAATGAACAAGCAAAGGAAGGCTGGGAACTGCATAGTCTAACCCCGCAAGCAACATTAGGAGGAACAGACTCTAATCTAGCAGTATTCAAGCGATGA
- a CDS encoding MFS transporter, translating into MLPSLKVEGLENSENGSFWKEAKEGFHELFNNPLLRVTTYVIFFQNFGFSLMMGVLHFFALDELQATEAQVGFYISIGSAGGLIGALIVKKLTTLFPRGKIYTYTNIFDVIAFSILAFATSWWMIAIAMALFTFSTSVSNVIYLAVRQENTPNHMLGRVSGSVATLAQMTMPLGIIVGGLWAEFLNIRVLFVINIVLSAVILIALLRTTFHKTVK; encoded by the coding sequence TTGCTGCCGTCGCTAAAAGTAGAGGGACTAGAAAATAGCGAGAATGGCTCATTTTGGAAAGAGGCCAAAGAAGGGTTCCATGAACTCTTTAATAATCCGCTTCTCAGAGTTACAACGTATGTAATCTTTTTTCAGAACTTTGGCTTTAGTTTGATGATGGGTGTTTTACACTTTTTTGCTTTGGATGAGCTCCAAGCAACAGAAGCACAAGTGGGTTTTTATATAAGCATTGGTTCCGCGGGCGGTCTTATTGGAGCGCTTATTGTTAAAAAGCTAACAACACTTTTTCCTAGAGGGAAAATCTATACATATACAAACATTTTTGATGTGATTGCATTTAGCATTCTTGCTTTTGCTACCTCTTGGTGGATGATTGCCATTGCTATGGCATTGTTTACTTTCTCAACAAGCGTTTCAAATGTGATATATCTTGCTGTTCGCCAAGAGAATACGCCTAATCATATGTTGGGACGTGTTTCAGGATCTGTAGCAACACTCGCACAAATGACGATGCCACTAGGAATTATCGTTGGAGGCTTATGGGCAGAGTTTTTAAATATACGTGTATTATTTGTCATTAACATCGTGTTATCAGCTGTCATTTTGATCGCATTATTACGCACGACTTTCCATAAAACTGTGAAGTAA
- a CDS encoding MFS transporter → MENPKPTFSKDPARSLWRNRPFLFLLGSDTTSNLGLYMYIVMMPLLMYELTQSAFLISTMRLMEFLVSGLLGIAAGIFVDRINRKKLLVSAAALQWITIAILTVLLFSESVQLWSLYFVGFFFATSGLIHTSATHAALPQTVQKDQLTEANARLGIVTNMVRLIGPMFAGLTLAAFSFAELRLYSLFLSH, encoded by the coding sequence TTGGAGAATCCGAAACCTACGTTTTCAAAAGATCCAGCGCGTTCACTATGGAGGAATCGACCTTTTTTATTTTTATTAGGTAGTGATACAACTAGCAATTTAGGTCTTTACATGTACATTGTGATGATGCCTTTATTAATGTATGAATTAACACAAAGTGCCTTTCTAATAAGTACCATGCGCTTAATGGAGTTTTTAGTAAGTGGTCTTTTAGGAATTGCTGCAGGTATTTTTGTAGATCGAATCAATCGTAAAAAATTGCTCGTTTCTGCTGCGGCGCTGCAATGGATAACAATCGCAATTTTAACCGTTCTACTATTTTCTGAAAGCGTACAGCTTTGGAGCTTATATTTTGTTGGTTTTTTCTTTGCTACTTCCGGTCTCATACATACTAGTGCAACCCATGCTGCATTGCCACAAACTGTGCAAAAAGACCAGTTAACAGAGGCTAATGCAAGACTTGGTATCGTTACAAACATGGTGCGTCTTATCGGACCTATGTTTGCTGGTTTAACACTGGCTGCTTTTAGTTTTGCTGAACTACGGCTGTACAGCTTGTTTTTATCACACTAG